One region of Trinickia violacea genomic DNA includes:
- a CDS encoding response regulator transcription factor, giving the protein MKLTQRENVVLGLIAEGFTDREIAEQLSFSISTARKHRENVLGKFQFRKSSQLVIQYFILNAEALKKTIPGTLPTLARFANVKF; this is encoded by the coding sequence TTGAAGCTGACCCAGCGGGAAAATGTCGTCCTCGGCCTGATTGCGGAAGGTTTCACCGATCGTGAAATTGCCGAGCAGCTTTCATTTTCCATTTCAACCGCTCGCAAGCACCGCGAGAACGTGCTTGGCAAATTCCAGTTCCGCAAATCCTCGCAACTGGTCATACAGTATTTCATCCTCAACGCCGAGGCGCTCAAAAAAACGATTCCGGGCACCTTGCCGACCCTTGCTCGCTTCGCGAACGTGAAGTTCTGA
- a CDS encoding ABC transporter ATP-binding protein has translation MQPILTISNLSKTYASGFQALKRVNLEIHRGEIFALLGPNGAGKTTLIGTVCGIVNATEGRVVVAGHDIVRDYRKARAMIGLVPQELTTNAFESVWATVSFSRGLFGKPSHPAHIEKVLKALSLWDKKDSKIIELSGGMKRRVMIAKALSHEPEILFLDEPTAGVDVELRRDMWELVRALKESGVTIILTTHYIEEAEEMADRIGVISKGEIILVEEKAQLLKKLGKKQLTLQLERALASVPEMLSGYRLDLSKDGSELTYTYDDAHGERAGIIGLLKDLDDAQIRFKDLQTSQSSLEDIFVDLVREKA, from the coding sequence ATGCAACCGATCCTCACCATTTCCAATCTTTCCAAGACCTACGCGTCGGGCTTTCAAGCGCTCAAACGTGTGAACCTGGAAATCCATCGCGGCGAAATCTTCGCGCTCCTCGGTCCGAACGGCGCTGGCAAGACCACGCTGATCGGCACGGTGTGCGGCATCGTCAACGCCACGGAAGGGCGCGTCGTCGTCGCCGGTCATGACATCGTCCGCGACTACCGCAAGGCGCGCGCGATGATCGGCCTCGTGCCGCAGGAGCTCACGACCAACGCGTTCGAATCGGTCTGGGCGACGGTGTCGTTCAGCCGGGGCCTGTTCGGCAAGCCGAGCCATCCCGCGCACATCGAGAAGGTGCTGAAGGCGCTGTCGCTCTGGGACAAGAAGGACAGCAAGATCATCGAGCTCTCGGGCGGCATGAAGCGGCGCGTGATGATCGCGAAGGCGCTCTCGCACGAGCCGGAGATCCTCTTTCTCGACGAGCCGACCGCCGGGGTCGACGTCGAGCTGCGCCGCGACATGTGGGAGCTCGTGCGCGCGCTCAAGGAAAGCGGCGTGACGATCATTCTCACGACGCACTACATCGAAGAGGCCGAGGAGATGGCCGACCGCATCGGCGTGATCAGCAAGGGCGAGATCATTCTGGTCGAGGAAAAGGCGCAGCTCCTGAAGAAGCTCGGCAAGAAGCAGCTCACGCTGCAGCTCGAACGCGCGCTCGCGAGCGTGCCGGAGATGCTGTCGGGATACCGGCTCGATCTGTCGAAGGACGGCAGCGAATTGACCTACACCTACGACGATGCGCACGGCGAGCGCGCGGGCATCATCGGGCTCTTGAAAGATCTCGACGACGCGCAGATCCGCTTCAAGGATTTGCAGACGAGCCAAAGCTCGCTCGAGGACATCTTCGTCGACCTGGTTAGAGAAAAAGCATGA
- a CDS encoding ABC transporter permease produces MNPYAIRAIYLFEMARTWRTLMQSIISPVISTSLYFIVFGAAIGSRIREIDGISYGAFIVPGLVMLSLLTQSITNASFGIYFPKFTGTIFELLSAPVSYFELVLAFVGAAATKSIVLGLIIMATAALFVPLRIEHPAWMLLFLVLTALTFSLFGFIIGIWADGFEKLQVIPLLIVTPLTFLGGSFYSIHILPPFWQTVALFNPVVYLISGFRWSFYGNADVHVGVSLAMTALFLAVFMAIVAWIFKTGYRLKT; encoded by the coding sequence ATGAACCCCTACGCCATCCGCGCGATCTACCTCTTCGAAATGGCGCGCACCTGGCGCACGCTGATGCAAAGCATCATCTCGCCGGTTATTTCGACTTCGCTTTATTTCATCGTGTTCGGCGCGGCGATCGGCTCGCGCATCCGCGAGATCGACGGAATCAGCTACGGCGCGTTCATCGTGCCCGGACTCGTGATGCTGTCGCTGCTGACGCAGAGCATTACCAACGCGTCGTTCGGCATCTACTTTCCGAAGTTCACCGGGACGATCTTCGAGCTGCTGTCGGCGCCCGTGTCGTATTTCGAACTCGTGCTCGCGTTCGTCGGCGCCGCGGCGACCAAGTCGATCGTGCTCGGGCTCATCATCATGGCGACCGCGGCGCTGTTCGTGCCGCTGCGCATCGAGCACCCGGCGTGGATGCTGCTCTTTCTCGTGCTGACGGCGCTCACGTTCAGCCTGTTCGGCTTCATCATCGGCATTTGGGCGGACGGCTTCGAAAAGCTGCAGGTGATTCCGCTTCTGATCGTTACGCCGCTCACGTTTCTCGGCGGCAGCTTCTATTCGATCCACATCCTGCCGCCGTTCTGGCAGACCGTCGCATTGTTCAATCCGGTCGTCTATCTGATCAGCGGCTTTCGCTGGAGCTTCTACGGCAACGCCGACGTGCACGTCGGCGTGAGCCTCGCCATGACGGCCCTGTTCCTCGCGGTGTTCATGGCGATCGTCGCGTGGATCTTCAAGACCGGGTATCGGCTGAAGACCTGA
- a CDS encoding sensor histidine kinase, translating into MRLTTKGLLLLAIPTVFELALLAGLVKAQTQAEQAEAWALHSKDVLRRTSAILEPVLVESVRVRGAIIEGDRNYSTPISLWLDLDRDIDHLVELVADNPLQVERAAQIRQTAQEYRQWSDRAQDLLATGRRADVLERFRDQATTDVVDRFRTQVAAFQGAELRIDAQRSSDAEAAHAQQQMMTVAAVVGSLIVTACAVFVFTRGVRGRLALLSDNARRLADNEPLSPVPAGNDEITQLDEMLRETSRRLLESERLQARFQSDLARRADELAHINETLSQQTQENEMFIYSVSHDLRAPLVNLQGFSKELTHACDDLRQAVRSSALAEHEREHVERLIDEDIGEALRFLQSAVLRAAHIIDSLLRLSRVGRVEYRRQEVYVGVLVQHVVEAMQASIRGAGAEIVVHDLPAVWGDPTALEQVFANLIGNAVNYLSPARAGRIEIGTIPAPPGVRSLRIFYVKDNGLGIPAGALPRLFNAFQRLHGNVAAGEGIGLALVRRMVERHGGRVWAESTEGAGTTFYVSLPEAAAPVAA; encoded by the coding sequence ATGAGACTGACGACAAAAGGGCTGCTGCTGCTCGCGATTCCGACCGTGTTCGAATTGGCGCTCCTGGCCGGGCTCGTCAAGGCGCAGACTCAGGCCGAGCAGGCCGAGGCGTGGGCGCTGCACAGCAAGGACGTGCTGCGCCGGACGAGCGCGATCCTCGAGCCGGTGCTGGTCGAGTCGGTGCGCGTGCGGGGCGCGATCATCGAAGGCGACCGCAATTATTCGACGCCGATCTCGCTGTGGCTCGACCTCGACCGCGATATCGACCACTTGGTCGAGCTCGTCGCCGATAACCCGCTGCAAGTCGAGCGCGCCGCGCAGATCCGCCAGACCGCGCAGGAATACCGTCAGTGGTCGGACCGCGCGCAGGATCTGCTCGCCACCGGGCGCCGCGCCGACGTGCTCGAACGCTTTCGCGATCAGGCGACGACCGACGTCGTCGACCGCTTCCGTACCCAGGTCGCCGCATTCCAGGGCGCCGAGCTGCGCATCGACGCGCAGCGCTCCTCGGATGCCGAGGCGGCGCACGCGCAGCAGCAGATGATGACGGTCGCAGCCGTGGTGGGCTCGCTGATCGTCACGGCATGCGCCGTCTTCGTGTTCACGCGCGGCGTGCGCGGGCGGCTCGCGCTCTTGTCGGACAACGCGCGGCGGCTCGCCGACAACGAGCCGTTGAGTCCCGTGCCCGCCGGCAACGACGAAATCACGCAGCTCGACGAGATGCTGCGCGAGACGAGCCGGCGTCTGCTCGAATCGGAGCGTTTGCAGGCGCGCTTTCAGAGCGATCTCGCGCGCCGCGCCGACGAGCTCGCGCACATCAACGAGACGCTCTCGCAGCAGACGCAGGAAAACGAGATGTTCATCTACAGCGTGTCGCACGATCTGCGCGCGCCGCTCGTGAACCTGCAAGGGTTTTCGAAGGAGCTCACGCATGCTTGCGACGACTTGCGCCAGGCCGTGCGCAGCTCGGCGCTCGCGGAGCACGAGCGCGAGCATGTCGAGCGCCTGATCGACGAAGACATCGGCGAAGCGCTGCGCTTCTTGCAAAGCGCGGTGCTGCGCGCCGCGCACATCATCGATTCGCTGCTGCGGCTCTCGCGCGTCGGCCGCGTCGAGTACCGGCGCCAGGAGGTCTATGTCGGCGTGCTCGTGCAGCATGTCGTCGAGGCGATGCAGGCGTCGATCCGCGGCGCGGGCGCGGAGATCGTCGTGCACGATCTGCCTGCGGTGTGGGGTGACCCGACCGCGCTCGAGCAGGTGTTCGCGAACCTGATCGGCAACGCGGTCAACTACCTGAGCCCGGCGCGGGCGGGGCGCATCGAAATCGGCACGATTCCGGCGCCGCCGGGGGTGCGCTCGCTGCGCATTTTTTACGTGAAGGACAACGGCTTGGGGATTCCCGCAGGCGCGCTGCCGCGCCTTTTCAACGCGTTCCAGCGCCTGCACGGCAACGTCGCGGCGGGCGAGGGGATCGGCCTCGCGCTCGTACGGCGCATGGTCGAGCGCCACGGCGGCCGCGTCTGGGCCGAATCGACCGAAGGCGCCGGCACCACGTTTTACGTTTCGCTACCCGAGGCGGCCGCACCGGTCGCCGCATGA
- a CDS encoding response regulator: MTQHESSGQSVSIILIEDDDGHATLIQRNLRRAGLTNGFIRLTDGQEAIDYFFGDDARFEHDALSAPVILLDLKMPRIDGLEVLRRLKTDPRTASLPVIMLTTTDDPREIERCYELGCNVYVTKPVESEAFIEAVRRLGFFLQVVKLPTGGR; this comes from the coding sequence ATGACACAGCACGAGAGCTCCGGCCAATCGGTCAGCATCATCCTGATCGAAGACGACGACGGCCACGCCACGCTGATTCAGCGCAACCTGCGCCGCGCGGGGCTGACCAACGGCTTCATCCGGCTCACCGACGGCCAGGAGGCCATCGACTACTTCTTCGGCGACGATGCGCGCTTCGAGCACGATGCGCTCAGCGCGCCCGTGATCCTGCTCGATCTGAAGATGCCGCGCATCGACGGGCTCGAAGTGCTGCGGCGCCTGAAGACCGACCCGCGCACGGCGTCGCTGCCGGTGATCATGCTGACGACCACCGACGATCCGCGCGAAATCGAGCGCTGCTACGAGCTCGGCTGCAACGTCTACGTGACGAAGCCCGTCGAGAGCGAGGCGTTCATCGAGGCGGTGCGCCGGCTGGGCTTCTTCCTGCAAGTCGTCAAGCTGCCGACGGGCGGTCGATGA
- a CDS encoding ATP-binding response regulator, which produces MTAHVLFVDDDEGLLRLATRALTRVGYRVSTAASTDSARTALLLELPEVIVVDYTLGTAETGLDFLRALRAAGIVLPAILCTGFADEARVIEALRSGVADIVPKSDGYLDYLPEAIERVLRETRVQRELAEAQRLSEREAHFRTLAEEREQLLASERAARTEAERASRVKDEFVATLSHELRTPLNAIVGWTQILMRDASEPERVKKGLEVIERNARAQAQMVDDLLDLSRVMAGKLRLDLERLDLGDIVEYVIRSVQPAADAKEIRITPILEPAGPVQGDPARLQQVVWNLLSNAIKFTGKRGKVEVLLRGVEGEVELTVSDTGQGIKPEFLAHVFERFRQEDTGTTRQHGGLGLGLSIAKQLVEMHCGRIEAMSDGEGRGATFVVRLPTANIEPVRVAGARSQSLETPPALAGLHVLIVEDEPDARELVERLLQERGATTTALDNAADALAAYEAAPPDVVVSDIGMPGEDGYEFIRKLRALEQAASERSGQSRTTPAAALTAFARSEDRRRALLAGFQTHIAKPVDPLELVVVIAALAGRTSALSD; this is translated from the coding sequence ATGACCGCCCACGTTCTCTTCGTCGACGACGACGAGGGCCTGTTGCGGCTCGCGACGCGCGCGCTCACGCGCGTCGGCTACCGCGTTTCGACGGCGGCGAGCACGGACAGCGCGCGCACGGCGCTGCTGCTGGAGCTGCCGGAAGTGATCGTCGTCGACTACACGCTCGGCACGGCCGAGACCGGCCTCGACTTCCTGCGCGCGCTGCGCGCGGCCGGCATCGTGCTGCCGGCGATCCTCTGCACCGGCTTCGCCGACGAGGCGCGGGTGATCGAAGCGCTGCGCTCGGGCGTCGCCGACATCGTGCCGAAGAGCGACGGCTATCTCGACTATCTGCCCGAGGCGATCGAGCGCGTGCTGCGCGAGACGCGCGTGCAGCGCGAGCTGGCCGAAGCGCAGCGCTTGAGCGAACGCGAGGCGCACTTTCGCACGCTGGCCGAAGAGCGCGAGCAGCTGCTCGCGTCGGAGCGCGCGGCGCGCACCGAGGCGGAACGCGCCTCGCGCGTGAAGGACGAATTCGTCGCGACGCTATCGCACGAATTGCGCACGCCGCTCAATGCGATCGTCGGCTGGACGCAGATCCTGATGCGCGACGCGAGCGAACCCGAGCGCGTCAAGAAGGGGCTCGAAGTGATCGAGCGCAATGCGCGCGCGCAGGCGCAGATGGTCGACGATCTGCTCGACCTCTCGCGCGTCATGGCGGGCAAGCTGCGGCTCGATCTCGAACGGCTCGATCTCGGCGACATCGTCGAGTACGTGATCCGCTCGGTGCAGCCCGCGGCCGATGCGAAGGAGATCCGCATCACGCCGATCCTCGAGCCGGCGGGGCCGGTGCAGGGCGACCCGGCGCGCTTGCAGCAGGTGGTCTGGAACCTGTTGAGCAATGCGATCAAGTTCACGGGCAAGCGCGGCAAGGTGGAGGTGCTGCTGCGCGGTGTCGAAGGCGAAGTGGAATTGACGGTCAGCGATACCGGGCAGGGTATCAAGCCCGAATTTCTCGCGCACGTGTTCGAGCGCTTCCGCCAGGAGGATACGGGCACGACGCGCCAGCACGGCGGCCTCGGGCTCGGTCTGTCGATCGCGAAGCAACTGGTCGAGATGCACTGCGGCCGCATCGAGGCGATGAGCGACGGCGAAGGACGCGGCGCGACGTTCGTCGTGCGCCTGCCGACCGCGAACATTGAGCCCGTGCGCGTCGCGGGCGCGCGCTCGCAGTCGCTCGAGACGCCGCCCGCGCTCGCCGGCCTGCACGTGCTGATCGTCGAGGACGAGCCCGATGCGCGCGAGCTCGTCGAGCGCCTGTTGCAGGAGCGCGGCGCCACGACCACCGCGCTCGACAATGCCGCCGACGCGCTCGCCGCCTACGAAGCCGCGCCGCCCGATGTGGTCGTGAGCGATATCGGCATGCCGGGCGAGGACGGCTACGAGTTCATCCGCAAGCTGCGCGCGCTGGAGCAGGCGGCGAGCGAGCGGAGCGGGCAAAGCCGCACGACGCCGGCCGCCGCGCTGACCGCGTTCGCGCGCAGCGAAGACCGGCGGCGCGCGCTGCTCGCGGGTTTTCAGACGCATATCGCGAAGCCGGTGGACCCATTGGAATTGGTCGTCGTGATCGCTGCGCTCGCGGGGCGCACGAGTGCATTGAGTGATTAG
- a CDS encoding Rrf2 family transcriptional regulator: MNTSSRFAFAIHVLALLSLQDGVPLSSEIIAGSVNTNPALIRRLLSMLAEAGLTTSQLGAGGGALLAREPKDITLLEVYRAVDEAQLFALHREQPNPACMVGRQIQGVLTGIVGDAQQAMEASLAARTLADVTADVVRAERQQERKRRRGEAG; encoded by the coding sequence GTGAATACGAGCAGCCGGTTTGCATTTGCGATCCACGTCCTTGCGCTGCTGTCGCTGCAAGACGGCGTGCCGTTGTCGTCGGAAATCATCGCGGGCAGCGTCAATACGAATCCGGCGCTGATTCGGCGGCTGTTGTCGATGCTCGCCGAGGCTGGGTTGACGACGTCGCAATTGGGTGCGGGCGGCGGTGCGCTGCTCGCACGCGAGCCGAAAGACATCACGCTGCTCGAGGTCTATCGCGCGGTCGACGAAGCGCAGTTGTTCGCGTTGCATCGCGAGCAGCCGAATCCGGCGTGTATGGTCGGCAGGCAGATTCAGGGTGTGCTGACCGGGATCGTCGGCGATGCGCAGCAGGCGATGGAAGCGTCGCTGGCTGCGCGTACACTGGCCGATGTGACTGCCGATGTCGTGCGCGCCGAGCGTCAGCAGGAGCGCAAGCGGCGGCGTGGCGAGGCGGGGTGA
- a CDS encoding NAD(P)-dependent oxidoreductase gives MMQKSLKIALFGATGMIGSRIAAEAAARGHQVTALSRDPSRGAQGLANVKAAKADLFDAASIAAALAGQDVVASAYAPPQDDALKIVDASKALVAGARAAGIERLVVVGGAGSLEVAPGKQLVDSAGFPDVYKTIALAHREAFAFYRTVTDLDWTFYAPAAMIGPGTKTGKFRTGAGALIADASGNSAISAEDYAVAFVDEIEQGRFVRQIATVAY, from the coding sequence ATGATGCAAAAGTCCTTGAAAATCGCGCTCTTCGGGGCCACCGGCATGATCGGTTCGCGCATCGCCGCGGAAGCGGCGGCGCGCGGCCATCAGGTTACCGCGCTGTCGCGCGACCCGTCGCGCGGCGCGCAGGGCCTCGCTAACGTGAAGGCCGCCAAGGCCGACCTGTTCGATGCCGCGAGCATCGCTGCGGCGCTGGCCGGCCAGGACGTGGTCGCGAGCGCCTACGCGCCGCCGCAAGACGATGCCTTGAAGATCGTCGACGCGTCGAAGGCGCTCGTCGCCGGCGCGCGTGCGGCCGGCATCGAGCGGCTCGTCGTCGTGGGCGGCGCGGGTTCGCTCGAAGTGGCGCCGGGCAAGCAGCTCGTCGACAGCGCGGGCTTTCCGGACGTGTACAAGACCATCGCGCTCGCGCACCGTGAGGCCTTCGCGTTCTACCGCACCGTGACCGATCTCGACTGGACCTTCTACGCCCCGGCCGCGATGATCGGGCCGGGCACGAAGACCGGTAAGTTCCGCACGGGCGCGGGCGCACTCATCGCCGATGCGAGCGGCAACAGCGCCATTTCCGCAGAAGATTACGCGGTCGCGTTCGTCGACGAGATCGAGCAGGGCCGTTTCGTGCGCCAGATCGCGACCGTCGCGTATTAA
- a CDS encoding mechanosensitive ion channel family protein has protein sequence MKASRERRNAGGGAYRAVPLVVSTATLFFAWVLPSLFRRLCLALIDVSRDGGGRATRRSTQYAWLAVAAWLACAAGAPPAQAATVVAPPSLQSFINAVSNPASAPAPASAASAAEAASAPSPASQAEIARSLDNVISTLDNDRQRTALVAQLKKLRDATRNLAPAAASGAQAAQQTPGLLGAIASGVVSIEAQVRHGDTPLRYWASRLSAAGLDLYAIATGQGANSPGHVLLDLCAMLAAWGACAGALIYLQRRLHARYGIDAGLQPNPSTSQLIIFALRRVSPWVLAFVVVLSISHSLADSLGRTLAMVIAYAIVAGAVFSAICLIMFSMFGSGHRRIAVHALLRHARRLLFAIGICGALGDAAVNYQVAGQIGNNLASLISTAANMAAAVLTGYFALAFRRPVAHLIRNRSYEKRVRRKAATEAFDVLASLWQLPMLLLAGASVAATLAGMDSSENVLQISVVTALLLVLAFFLCAVVMRLTRLDEARARRRRSAYVTRLLRFIGTLITLFIWLAFLEFASRLWGFSIAQIVEDSVTARGIAHAVTAILMTVFIAWLVWIAIDTAILEALNPSGPRSKARSPGTRARTMLPLVRNAVLVTILTIAAIVTAANLGINVTPLLAGAGVIGLAVGFGAQSLVSDLITGLFIIIEDTISVGDWIDLDGGHAGTVEHLTIRTVRLRDGQGAVHSIPFSQIKMVKNLSRDFAYAVFEVRVPFSADVEHVTRLIREVGAELMADFRHRREMLGPVEVWGLDRFEQNWMVVKGQIKTRPLQQWSVARAFNLRVKRKMDQAGIDIPVPQMEVHMAEREGSPVSSGAAKSAAGPHGVAGSHDLSHEPRPAPPATDQTAQVTPQISATGTSGKA, from the coding sequence ATGAAAGCAAGCCGCGAGCGGCGTAATGCCGGCGGCGGGGCGTATCGCGCCGTGCCGCTGGTTGTTAGTACCGCCACTCTCTTCTTCGCGTGGGTCCTGCCCTCGCTTTTCCGTCGGTTGTGTCTGGCGCTGATTGATGTGTCGCGCGATGGCGGTGGACGCGCCACGCGGCGTTCCACGCAATACGCGTGGCTTGCAGTGGCCGCTTGGCTCGCCTGTGCGGCCGGCGCGCCGCCCGCGCAGGCCGCGACAGTGGTCGCGCCGCCGTCGCTGCAGAGCTTTATCAACGCCGTGTCGAATCCGGCGTCGGCGCCTGCGCCGGCCTCAGCGGCTTCCGCCGCCGAGGCCGCATCGGCGCCGTCGCCCGCGAGCCAGGCCGAGATCGCCCGCTCGCTCGACAACGTCATCTCCACGCTCGACAACGACCGTCAGCGCACCGCGCTCGTCGCGCAACTGAAGAAGCTGCGCGACGCCACGCGCAATCTCGCGCCGGCGGCGGCGTCGGGTGCGCAAGCGGCGCAGCAGACGCCGGGTCTCCTGGGCGCGATCGCGTCGGGGGTTGTCTCGATCGAGGCGCAAGTGCGCCACGGCGATACGCCGCTGCGCTACTGGGCGAGCCGTCTAAGCGCCGCCGGCCTCGATCTCTACGCGATCGCGACCGGGCAGGGCGCCAATTCGCCGGGCCACGTGCTGCTGGATCTGTGCGCGATGCTCGCCGCCTGGGGCGCGTGCGCCGGCGCACTGATCTATCTGCAGCGCCGGCTGCATGCGCGCTACGGCATCGACGCCGGGCTGCAGCCGAATCCGTCGACGAGCCAGCTGATCATCTTCGCGCTGCGCCGCGTGAGCCCCTGGGTGCTCGCGTTCGTCGTCGTGCTGTCGATCTCGCATTCGCTTGCCGATTCGCTCGGCCGCACGCTCGCGATGGTGATCGCTTATGCGATTGTCGCGGGCGCCGTGTTCTCGGCGATCTGCCTGATCATGTTCTCGATGTTCGGCTCCGGCCATCGGCGCATCGCCGTGCACGCGCTGCTACGCCACGCGCGGCGCCTCTTGTTCGCGATCGGCATTTGCGGCGCGCTCGGCGACGCCGCCGTGAACTATCAAGTGGCGGGCCAGATCGGCAACAACCTCGCGTCGCTGATCTCGACAGCCGCGAACATGGCGGCCGCCGTCCTGACCGGCTACTTCGCGCTTGCGTTCCGCCGTCCTGTCGCGCACTTGATCCGCAACCGCAGCTACGAAAAGCGCGTGCGCCGCAAGGCCGCGACTGAAGCGTTCGACGTGCTCGCATCGCTCTGGCAACTGCCGATGCTGCTGCTCGCGGGCGCGTCGGTCGCCGCGACGCTCGCGGGCATGGACAGCTCCGAAAACGTGCTGCAGATTTCGGTCGTCACGGCGCTCTTGCTGGTGCTGGCCTTTTTCCTGTGCGCGGTCGTGATGCGCTTGACGCGTCTGGACGAAGCGCGTGCCCGCCGGCGGCGCTCGGCCTACGTGACGCGTCTTCTGCGCTTTATCGGCACGCTGATCACGCTGTTCATCTGGCTCGCGTTCCTGGAGTTCGCGTCGCGGCTGTGGGGCTTTTCGATCGCGCAGATCGTCGAGGACAGCGTGACCGCGCGCGGCATCGCGCATGCCGTGACAGCGATTTTGATGACGGTGTTTATCGCGTGGCTCGTGTGGATCGCGATCGATACCGCGATACTGGAAGCGCTCAATCCGAGCGGGCCGCGCAGCAAGGCGCGCTCGCCGGGCACGCGCGCGCGCACGATGCTGCCGCTCGTGCGCAACGCCGTGCTCGTGACGATCCTCACGATCGCCGCGATCGTCACCGCCGCGAACCTCGGCATCAACGTGACGCCGCTCTTGGCCGGTGCCGGCGTGATCGGCCTCGCGGTCGGCTTCGGCGCGCAGTCGCTCGTCTCCGATCTGATCACGGGCCTTTTCATCATCATCGAAGACACGATCTCGGTCGGCGATTGGATCGATCTCGACGGCGGCCACGCAGGGACCGTCGAGCACTTGACGATCCGTACGGTGCGCCTGCGCGACGGGCAGGGCGCGGTGCACTCGATCCCGTTTTCGCAGATCAAGATGGTGAAGAACCTGTCGCGCGATTTCGCGTACGCGGTGTTCGAGGTGCGCGTGCCGTTTTCGGCCGATGTCGAGCACGTGACGCGCCTGATTCGCGAAGTCGGCGCCGAGTTGATGGCGGACTTCCGCCATCGCCGCGAGATGCTCGGGCCGGTCGAGGTGTGGGGGCTCGATCGCTTCGAGCAGAACTGGATGGTCGTCAAAGGACAGATCAAGACGCGGCCGCTGCAGCAGTGGAGCGTCGCGCGCGCGTTCAATCTGCGTGTGAAGCGCAAGATGGATCAGGCCGGCATCGACATTCCGGTGCCGCAGATGGAGGTGCATATGGCGGAGCGCGAAGGCTCGCCTGTGAGCTCAGGCGCAGCGAAGAGCGCCGCGGGGCCGCACGGCGTGGCGGGATCGCACGACCTGTCGCATGAACCGCGCCCGGCGCCGCCCGCTACTGATCAGACTGCGCAAGTGACGCCGCAGATCTCCGCCACGGGCACATCCGGCAAGGCGTGA
- a CDS encoding cysteine dioxygenase family protein codes for MNLDAEFSPYARASSASGKDAAVLNTPIVFAEPCPLEETAEPNFAARVNPALARLCEALDAAFRAAAHAVEPSHSAEFARRVRAALSQAAADETLLAPAQREGSADCYRRHLLAADPRGRYALVALVWQPGQASPVHAHHTWCGYAVIDGTLTETVYDWNEEAGCATEARTHPRETGAVSYVRAGTTGIHKLGNCSAAPAVSLHLYGVAGTQIATHVNDLVRVEAGALV; via the coding sequence ATGAACCTCGATGCCGAATTCAGCCCCTACGCCCGCGCTTCGAGCGCGTCCGGCAAGGATGCCGCCGTGCTGAACACGCCCATCGTGTTCGCCGAGCCGTGCCCCCTTGAAGAAACCGCCGAGCCGAATTTCGCCGCTCGCGTGAACCCCGCGCTCGCGCGCTTGTGCGAAGCGCTCGACGCCGCGTTCCGCGCCGCCGCGCATGCCGTCGAGCCGTCGCACAGCGCCGAATTCGCGCGCCGCGTGCGCGCAGCGCTTTCGCAGGCCGCGGCCGACGAAACCCTGCTCGCGCCGGCACAACGCGAAGGCTCAGCCGACTGCTATCGCCGGCATCTGCTCGCCGCCGATCCGCGCGGGCGCTATGCGCTCGTCGCGTTGGTCTGGCAACCCGGACAGGCGAGTCCCGTGCACGCTCACCATACCTGGTGCGGCTACGCGGTGATCGACGGAACGCTAACGGAAACGGTCTACGACTGGAACGAGGAGGCGGGCTGCGCGACCGAAGCGCGCACGCATCCGCGCGAGACCGGCGCGGTGTCTTACGTGCGCGCCGGGACGACGGGCATCCACAAGCTCGGCAACTGCAGCGCGGCGCCCGCCGTATCGCTGCATCTCTACGGCGTAGCCGGCACGCAGATCGCGACGCACGTCAACGATCTGGTGCGCGTCGAAGCCGGCGCACTGGTCTAA
- a CDS encoding Lrp/AsnC family transcriptional regulator, whose product MGMDLIDRKLLELLQEDATMPVAELAQKVNLSQTPCWKRVQRLKEAGVIRAQVALCDPRKLGVGTTVFVAVRTNQHTEEWAQNFTQAVQHIPEVVEVYRMSGETDYLLRVVVSDIDDYDRVYKLLIRAVPLFDVSSSFAMEQIKYSTALPVRGPVMDHGR is encoded by the coding sequence ATGGGAATGGACCTGATTGATAGAAAGCTCCTCGAATTGCTCCAGGAGGATGCGACGATGCCGGTGGCGGAGTTGGCGCAGAAGGTCAATCTGTCTCAGACGCCTTGCTGGAAGCGCGTGCAGCGGCTCAAGGAGGCGGGCGTGATCCGCGCGCAGGTCGCGCTGTGCGATCCGCGCAAGCTCGGGGTCGGAACAACGGTGTTCGTCGCAGTGCGGACGAACCAGCACACCGAGGAATGGGCGCAGAACTTCACGCAGGCCGTGCAGCACATTCCGGAAGTGGTCGAGGTGTATCGGATGAGCGGCGAGACGGACTATCTGCTGCGCGTCGTGGTGTCGGATATCGACGATTACGACCGCGTCTACAAGCTCCTGATTCGCGCGGTGCCGCTCTTCGACGTCAGTTCGAGCTTCGCGATGGAGCAGATCAAGTATTCGACCGCGCTGCCGGTGCGCGGGCCGGTGATGGATCACGGGCGTTGA